One Thermoanaerobacter pseudethanolicus ATCC 33223 DNA window includes the following coding sequences:
- the addB gene encoding helicase-exonuclease AddAB subunit AddB, which produces MGIRFIYGRAGTGKTYFCLREIKEKINDGNSHPLILLVPEQFTFEAEKYLLETVEKDRKMRAQVLSFKTLANRVFTEVGGLTRQHVNSCGRSMVIYKIMEDLKENLKVYYKASRQQGFIKKISEVITEFKRFEVTPEKLMDTAESIQKEGLREKLRELSLIYGKFDELLHQKYIDEEDALTLLAEKLEYSEQFKGAEFWIDGFTGFTPKQYKVLEKLLKKAARVSVTLTMDTSKDSIDNTDLFYTTKKTEDKLLKICYENNISYEKPVDLNEGVPKRFEKNEEMAFLEKHLFSYPYKIYSKDTKNISLFKAVNVYSEVEETAREIIRLVRDENLRYSDIVVTARDLKRYHKLIKTIFSHYGIPHFIDLKLDIKNNPIIVYITSLFEIYLKNWSYESVFRHLKTGFTNLNKEDISFLENYVLANGIKGGKWKEEWKYSFRNRLDKLFDDQDEKEALEKVNTIKNGISEPLNKFYKDFSNANTVREACEILYNFLVERDIPQRIENLIREFKENKEFEIANQYSQIWDIVVDVLDQMVEVMGEEKINIDLFSKILDIGFEAYQIGSIPPALDEVLVTSVDRMKSHNAKALFVIGANDGIFPASSFEEGILTDEDRQILTSYEVELDRDTKAKVFEEQFLVYTALTSTSKFLRISYPIADHEGRSLRPSIIISRFKRIFPQITQFSNVIEMDTDEENLHRVSSPDPTFNEMIKSFKEWDIKDKINSLWLDVYNWYSNKEVWRKRIEKVLEGFNYSNQVRVIPSAKIKRLYKDEINFSVSRLEKYAACPFAYFVQYGLKAKERKIYSFDPPDLGIFMHNVLNEVSKALEKEDKTWEDLDREYCDEVVNIVVDNMLKGVSEHILKSSPRYEYLSKRLTRVLSNAVWVISEHIKRSSFIPSGHEVAFGENQMYPPIKIILSNGEEINLIGRIDRVDVFEKGEESYIRIIDYKSGNKELKLEDVFYGLELQLLIYLDAILESADKENTDIKPAGIFYFRIDDPIVKADKDITDEELQKEILKKLRLDGLVLKDAEIIKEMDKSINGTSYIIPASINKDGTIGKKTKGATKEQFELLRKHVKNMIKDLAEQMINGNISITPYRKGKETACKYCPYSSVCKFETNFEGNKYMFIKEQKEEEIWNMLQKEVNKDGDKVD; this is translated from the coding sequence ATGGGTATAAGGTTTATATATGGAAGAGCAGGTACAGGCAAGACTTATTTTTGCCTCCGTGAAATAAAAGAAAAAATAAATGACGGCAATAGTCATCCTCTTATACTTTTGGTGCCAGAGCAGTTTACTTTTGAGGCAGAAAAATATCTTCTTGAGACAGTGGAAAAAGATAGAAAGATGAGGGCGCAGGTTTTAAGCTTTAAAACTTTGGCAAACAGAGTTTTTACAGAGGTTGGAGGGCTTACACGTCAGCACGTCAACTCTTGTGGCAGGTCAATGGTGATTTACAAGATAATGGAGGATTTAAAAGAAAACCTTAAAGTTTATTATAAAGCTTCAAGACAGCAGGGGTTTATAAAAAAGATTTCTGAGGTAATAACAGAGTTTAAAAGGTTTGAAGTCACACCAGAAAAGCTTATGGATACAGCTGAAAGTATACAAAAAGAAGGTTTAAGGGAAAAGTTAAGAGAGTTAAGCTTGATATATGGCAAATTTGATGAACTTCTTCATCAAAAATACATAGATGAAGAGGATGCTCTTACATTGTTAGCGGAAAAATTGGAGTATTCTGAGCAATTTAAAGGTGCAGAATTCTGGATAGATGGTTTTACGGGGTTTACACCAAAACAGTACAAAGTTTTAGAAAAGCTTCTCAAAAAAGCTGCCAGAGTAAGTGTCACTCTCACAATGGACACATCGAAAGATTCAATAGATAACACAGACCTTTTTTACACTACCAAGAAGACAGAAGATAAATTGCTTAAAATATGCTATGAAAATAATATTTCTTATGAAAAACCTGTAGATTTAAACGAAGGTGTGCCAAAAAGATTTGAAAAAAATGAAGAAATGGCTTTTTTAGAAAAGCATCTTTTTTCATATCCTTACAAGATTTATAGTAAGGATACAAAAAATATAAGCCTTTTTAAGGCAGTGAATGTTTACAGTGAAGTAGAAGAAACAGCAAGAGAGATAATAAGGCTTGTAAGAGATGAAAATTTACGTTATTCAGATATTGTAGTTACTGCAAGGGATTTAAAAAGATATCACAAACTTATAAAAACTATATTTTCCCATTATGGAATTCCACATTTTATAGATTTAAAATTAGACATAAAAAACAATCCTATTATTGTCTACATAACTTCCCTTTTCGAAATATACTTAAAAAATTGGTCTTATGAATCGGTTTTCAGGCACCTAAAGACTGGTTTTACAAATCTGAATAAAGAAGATATAAGTTTTTTAGAAAACTATGTCTTAGCAAACGGCATAAAGGGCGGCAAGTGGAAAGAAGAATGGAAATATAGTTTTAGAAATAGACTTGACAAGTTATTCGATGATCAAGATGAAAAAGAAGCTTTAGAAAAAGTAAATACAATAAAAAACGGCATTTCGGAACCTCTTAATAAGTTTTATAAAGACTTTTCCAATGCAAATACGGTTAGGGAAGCCTGTGAGATTTTATACAATTTTTTAGTAGAAAGGGATATTCCACAGAGGATAGAAAATCTCATTAGAGAGTTCAAAGAGAATAAAGAGTTTGAGATAGCAAATCAATATTCTCAAATTTGGGACATAGTTGTGGATGTATTGGATCAGATGGTAGAAGTTATGGGAGAAGAAAAAATCAACATAGACCTTTTTTCTAAAATCTTAGACATTGGGTTTGAAGCATACCAGATTGGCAGTATACCGCCAGCTTTAGATGAAGTTTTAGTAACGAGTGTTGACAGGATGAAAAGCCATAATGCAAAAGCCCTTTTTGTAATAGGGGCAAATGATGGGATATTTCCTGCTTCCTCTTTTGAAGAAGGTATACTTACAGATGAAGATAGGCAGATTCTAACTTCTTATGAGGTAGAACTGGATAGGGATACGAAGGCTAAGGTGTTTGAAGAACAATTTTTGGTTTATACAGCTTTGACCTCCACAAGTAAATTTTTGAGGATAAGCTATCCTATTGCAGACCATGAGGGTAGGAGTTTGAGGCCTTCTATAATAATTTCAAGGTTTAAGAGGATTTTCCCTCAAATTACGCAGTTTAGCAATGTAATAGAGATGGATACAGATGAGGAAAACTTGCACCGTGTTTCTTCTCCTGATCCCACTTTTAATGAAATGATAAAATCTTTCAAAGAATGGGATATAAAAGATAAAATAAATTCCTTGTGGTTAGATGTGTACAATTGGTATTCAAATAAAGAAGTGTGGAGAAAAAGGATAGAGAAGGTGCTTGAAGGATTTAATTATTCTAATCAAGTTAGAGTAATTCCTTCTGCTAAAATAAAGAGACTGTATAAAGATGAGATAAACTTTAGTGTTTCACGACTTGAAAAATATGCTGCCTGTCCTTTTGCCTATTTCGTACAATATGGACTTAAAGCCAAAGAAAGAAAAATTTACAGTTTTGATCCGCCAGACTTGGGAATCTTTATGCACAATGTTTTAAACGAAGTCTCTAAAGCATTGGAAAAAGAGGATAAGACGTGGGAGGATTTAGATAGAGAGTATTGTGATGAGGTAGTGAACATTGTAGTGGATAATATGCTAAAAGGTGTATCTGAACACATTCTAAAGAGCAGTCCCCGTTATGAATATCTTTCCAAAAGACTTACAAGGGTACTTTCAAATGCAGTTTGGGTGATTTCTGAACACATAAAGAGAAGTTCTTTTATTCCTTCAGGACATGAGGTTGCATTTGGGGAAAACCAAATGTATCCACCTATAAAAATAATTCTGTCCAATGGAGAAGAGATAAATCTTATAGGTAGAATTGATAGGGTAGATGTGTTTGAAAAAGGCGAGGAATCTTATATAAGAATAATAGATTATAAGTCAGGCAACAAAGAATTAAAACTTGAGGATGTATTTTATGGTTTAGAGCTTCAGCTTTTAATATATTTGGATGCGATATTAGAAAGTGCGGATAAAGAAAATACAGATATCAAACCGGCAGGCATATTTTATTTTAGAATAGATGACCCGATTGTGAAGGCTGATAAAGATATAACTGACGAAGAACTGCAAAAAGAAATTTTAAAAAAGCTGAGATTGGACGGCCTTGTGCTTAAAGATGCCGAAATAATAAAGGAGATGGACAAATCTATAAATGGTACTTCATATATAATTCCTGCTTCTATTAATAAAGACGGTACAATAGGCAAGAAAACAAAGGGAGCTACAAAAGAACAGTTTGAACTTTTAAGAAAACATGTAAAAAATATGATAAAAGATTTGGCGGAACAAATGATCAATGGCAATATTTCTATTACTCCTTATAGAAAAGGAAAAGAAACTGCTTGCAAGTATTGTCCTTACTCTTCTGTATGCAAATTTGAAACCAATTTTGAAGGGAATAAATACATGTTTATAAAAGAGCAAAAAGAGGAAGAGATTTGGAATATGTTACAAAAGGAAGTGAATAAAGATGGGGACAAAGTGGACTGA
- a CDS encoding fumarylacetoacetate hydrolase family protein, with product MRLVRIDKALNEYGIIEGDKVIAFGSEGFNSYNLEEVKLLPPCLPTKAICVGLNYRDHIEEMGDKEPEEPTLFIKPSTAVIGPDDFIVIPKMSERVDYEGELAVVIGKRAKNVSEKDALDYVLGYTIANDVTARDLQAKDGQWTRAKSFDTFLPIGPWIETDLDPSSLDITTYVNGEVKQKSNTRHLIFNVPKLVSFISHIMTLNPGDVILTGTPSGVGPLKPGDVVTIEIEGIGKLTNRVK from the coding sequence GTGAGGCTTGTGAGAATAGATAAAGCGTTGAATGAATATGGAATAATTGAAGGGGATAAAGTTATTGCATTTGGAAGTGAAGGTTTCAATTCTTACAACTTGGAGGAAGTAAAGCTTTTGCCCCCTTGCCTGCCTACAAAAGCTATATGTGTAGGGTTAAATTATAGGGATCATATAGAGGAAATGGGGGACAAAGAGCCGGAGGAACCGACATTATTCATAAAACCTTCAACAGCAGTTATTGGCCCTGATGATTTTATAGTTATTCCTAAGATGTCAGAGAGGGTTGACTATGAGGGGGAATTGGCTGTTGTCATAGGCAAAAGAGCGAAAAATGTGTCTGAAAAAGATGCGTTAGATTATGTCCTTGGCTATACGATAGCTAACGATGTAACTGCGCGGGATTTGCAGGCAAAAGATGGCCAATGGACAAGAGCGAAGTCTTTTGACACTTTTTTGCCCATAGGCCCTTGGATTGAGACAGACTTAGACCCATCTTCTTTGGACATAACTACATATGTAAATGGTGAAGTAAAGCAAAAAAGTAACACCAGACACCTCATATTTAACGTTCCAAAACTTGTAAGTTTTATATCCCACATAATGACTTTAAACCCTGGCGATGTCATATTGACGGGGACACCTTCTGGTGTTGGTCCATTAAAACCTGGTGATGTTGTAACTATTGAAATAGAGGGAATAGGTAAACTGACAAACAGAGTAAAATAA
- a CDS encoding ABC transporter permease encodes MRYVEALKIAIRSILSNKMRSFLTMLGIIIGVTAVIALVSIGQGSTRSVTSQIQSMGSNLIMVNVMGRGGESSLTYDQAIALKDSSFIAAISPVISTSVTAMYGNNSVDNTTVNGVNGDYQSIRDLQVAAGRFILPMDDEGRNKVAVLGSNVARELFGFTDPIGKTIKLNGQNFTVVGILSQKGSSIAGSDDDSIFIPLKTMFYFAKNRDIRQIYIEATSPDTVELAKNEINSKLLTIFKGDANAFRIIDQSQILSTVNSVTATLSLLLGGIAGISLLVGGIGIMNIMLVSVTERTREIGIRKALGAKKKDILLQFIIESLTLSGLGGIVGIIVGYVLSMVLGSAMNINAKPSLSTVLISFSFSVIVGLFFGVYPANKAANLNPIEALRYE; translated from the coding sequence GTGAGATATGTAGAAGCTTTGAAAATAGCTATACGCAGTATTTTAAGCAATAAAATGAGGTCTTTTCTCACCATGTTGGGGATTATAATAGGTGTCACAGCTGTTATAGCCTTAGTAAGTATAGGCCAAGGCTCTACAAGAAGTGTTACTTCTCAGATACAGAGTATGGGTTCAAACCTCATAATGGTAAACGTAATGGGGAGAGGGGGAGAAAGCTCTTTAACTTATGACCAAGCCATTGCTTTAAAAGACTCAAGCTTTATAGCTGCTATATCTCCGGTCATATCTACCAGTGTAACGGCTATGTACGGAAATAATTCAGTGGACAACACAACAGTAAATGGAGTTAATGGAGATTATCAATCAATACGCGATCTACAAGTAGCAGCTGGCAGATTCATTTTGCCGATGGATGATGAAGGAAGGAACAAGGTGGCAGTTCTTGGCAGCAATGTAGCGAGAGAGCTTTTTGGCTTTACTGACCCTATTGGCAAAACTATAAAATTAAATGGCCAAAACTTCACGGTAGTAGGTATTTTGTCCCAAAAAGGTTCTTCAATTGCAGGTTCTGATGATGATTCAATATTTATACCCCTTAAAACAATGTTCTACTTTGCGAAAAATAGAGATATAAGACAAATATATATAGAAGCAACAAGTCCAGATACCGTTGAACTCGCTAAAAACGAAATAAACAGCAAACTGCTAACTATATTTAAAGGCGATGCAAATGCCTTTAGAATAATTGATCAATCACAAATTTTATCTACAGTAAATAGTGTTACTGCTACATTGAGCTTGCTCCTTGGAGGAATTGCAGGAATATCCCTTTTAGTCGGTGGAATAGGCATAATGAACATAATGCTTGTATCTGTTACTGAAAGGACGAGAGAGATAGGGATAAGAAAAGCATTAGGAGCCAAAAAGAAAGATATATTACTTCAGTTTATAATTGAATCATTAACTTTAAGCGGATTAGGAGGAATAGTGGGAATTATAGTAGGATACGTATTGTCGATGGTACTAGGCTCAGCTATGAATATAAATGCTAAGCCTTCTCTCTCTACAGTATTAATATCCTTTTCCTTCTCAGTAATTGTAGGATTGTTCTTTGGCGTATATCCTGCAAATAAAGCTGCCAATTTAAATCCAATTGAAGCTCTAAGATATGAATAA
- a CDS encoding ABC transporter ATP-binding protein: MDSVLIKIRNLTKIYKMGENEVRALDGINLDIEKGEFVSIVGQSGSGKTTLMNIIGCLDVKTSGEYFLNGIDTSKLSDNQLADLRCSEIGFVFQNFNLLQKMTALENVELPMIYKGVPTKERRQRAEMLLEMVGLKERMHHRPNELSGGQQQRVAIARALANNPHLILADEPTGNLDSKSGSEIMKIIKELNERGNTVVLITHDPNIAAQAKRIVRIKDGRILENEVVTP; the protein is encoded by the coding sequence ATGGATAGTGTTTTGATAAAAATAAGGAATTTAACAAAGATTTACAAAATGGGGGAAAATGAAGTAAGAGCGTTAGATGGTATAAACCTTGACATTGAAAAAGGAGAATTTGTATCAATTGTTGGTCAATCAGGTTCAGGCAAAACCACTTTAATGAACATAATAGGCTGTTTAGATGTAAAAACTTCTGGAGAATATTTTTTAAATGGCATAGATACAAGCAAACTTTCTGACAATCAATTAGCAGATTTAAGATGTAGTGAAATAGGGTTTGTTTTTCAAAATTTCAATTTGCTTCAAAAAATGACGGCTTTAGAAAATGTGGAATTGCCTATGATATACAAAGGTGTGCCTACAAAAGAAAGGCGGCAAAGAGCAGAGATGCTTTTAGAGATGGTAGGACTTAAGGAAAGGATGCACCATAGGCCTAATGAATTATCAGGTGGTCAGCAACAAAGAGTAGCAATAGCAAGGGCACTAGCAAATAATCCCCATCTCATATTGGCAGATGAACCAACGGGAAACTTAGACTCAAAAAGTGGTAGTGAGATAATGAAAATAATAAAAGAGTTAAACGAGAGAGGAAATACAGTAGTACTCATAACGCATGATCCTAATATAGCTGCACAAGCCAAAAGAATAGTAAGAATAAAAGATGGGCGCATTTTAGAAAACGAGGTGGTAACACCGTGA
- a CDS encoding efflux RND transporter periplasmic adaptor subunit translates to MKRKYLYAIVAVLIIGIATFYFVNRAKSSQPQQLSYVTVTRGNISMEVTGTGNLSGDVRAITLKGSGTVKKVYFKVGDTVKKGDLLYEIEDDDLNNQLEEAKLNLDLAQQQLNQEKQNYNNSLAKLSITAPSDGVVQVLVKEGQDVTPGMPVAIIGDNSKENETAENNGQTTQNSVNVTAQIAGTVEKVYVSQGQNVKKGQLLIKLSSNNISDAQIKNAELKLKQAQNQYNQILQQIDNLKIYSPIDGKILSQNINEGDILGTSVASTNISNTNSQSQQAGFVPVLDITQLSTYESQPETAVIVGNSNYVVNLSVDETDIKNIKVGQQAQLTTDNLPGKTFTGTVSQVSQLPTIQNGVASYNVTIEVEPSEDLLLGMSMNVSITVAEKQDALILPIQAVQTNGDRKYVILYTDDLKNQNINSTNNSTNNSTNNSTNNRNSFRNNMRFVETGIYNDNFIEIVSGLQEGDKVLIPTFNSSTNANNSNLGGFGGMGGFRPGGNFNGNSTSQGGSYPGGSFNRTWQNNSSKGR, encoded by the coding sequence ATGAAGAGGAAATATTTATATGCGATTGTTGCAGTATTAATCATTGGAATTGCCACTTTTTACTTTGTAAACAGGGCAAAATCATCACAACCCCAGCAGCTTTCATATGTTACAGTTACTCGTGGTAATATTTCTATGGAAGTCACTGGAACAGGAAACTTAAGTGGCGATGTAAGAGCAATTACGTTAAAAGGCAGTGGAACAGTAAAGAAAGTGTATTTTAAGGTAGGAGATACTGTAAAGAAAGGAGACCTATTATACGAAATTGAAGATGACGATTTAAATAATCAGCTTGAAGAAGCCAAATTAAATCTTGATTTAGCACAGCAGCAATTAAATCAAGAAAAGCAAAATTATAATAATAGCCTTGCTAAGTTGAGTATAACTGCACCTTCTGATGGAGTTGTACAGGTATTAGTAAAAGAAGGACAGGATGTTACTCCAGGTATGCCTGTTGCAATAATTGGGGATAATTCAAAAGAGAATGAAACTGCAGAAAATAATGGGCAAACTACTCAAAATTCAGTTAATGTTACAGCACAAATTGCAGGTACAGTAGAAAAAGTATATGTGTCCCAGGGACAAAATGTAAAAAAAGGCCAACTTTTAATAAAACTATCCTCGAATAATATAAGTGATGCACAAATAAAAAATGCCGAATTAAAACTGAAGCAAGCACAAAACCAGTACAATCAGATTTTGCAACAAATTGATAACTTAAAAATTTACTCTCCTATAGATGGGAAGATCCTTAGCCAAAATATAAACGAAGGAGATATACTAGGTACTTCTGTAGCGAGCACTAACATAAGCAATACAAATAGCCAATCGCAGCAAGCAGGTTTTGTGCCCGTTTTAGATATAACACAATTATCTACTTATGAGAGTCAACCAGAAACTGCGGTAATAGTGGGCAATTCTAATTATGTTGTCAATCTTTCTGTTGACGAGACAGACATAAAAAATATAAAAGTAGGGCAGCAAGCACAGCTTACGACAGATAATTTACCGGGTAAGACTTTTACCGGTACTGTTTCACAAGTATCACAACTTCCAACAATACAAAACGGAGTAGCTTCTTATAATGTAACTATTGAAGTAGAGCCAAGTGAAGACTTACTTTTAGGAATGTCAATGAATGTTTCAATAACTGTTGCAGAAAAACAAGATGCTTTAATACTTCCTATACAAGCTGTTCAGACAAACGGTGATAGAAAATACGTAATACTCTACACAGACGATTTAAAAAATCAAAATATCAATAGCACTAACAATAGCACTAACAATAGCACTAACAATAGCACTAATAACAGGAACTCTTTCAGGAACAACATGCGATTTGTAGAGACAGGCATTTACAACGACAACTTTATAGAAATCGTGAGCGGTTTACAGGAGGGAGACAAAGTATTAATTCCAACCTTTAATTCTTCAACAAACGCAAATAACAGTAATCTAGGTGGTTTTGGTGGAATGGGTGGCTTTAGGCCAGGAGGCAATTTCAACGGGAACAGCACAAGCCAAGGTGGTAGTTACCCAGGCGGAAGCTTTAACAGGACATGGCAAAATAACTCTTCCAAAGGGAGGTAA
- a CDS encoding MATE family efflux transporter, with protein sequence MEAKERHKRNVAKEIIELAWPSITEQMLIMTVGMVSTIFVGRISASAIAAVGMINSLIFFFQAIFSGLATGSTVIVARLIGEEDKEGARLAVMQSLIMSIAIFIGLTTLGYIFAVPIVKTFFGSVSPDVFKLALMYYRIVLFGLPFVIIDIIIGGALRGAGDTKTPMYITATVNVINLLLNSTLVFGVTYQSRYLIPPLGVKGSALSATISRIIGGFLQLYVLYFAKRRINLDIKEKIRFDFNMMTRIIRVGIPASLEQVIMQGGFLVMQVIVSTMGTIAIAVYQIGMNANSLAFMPIFGFSIAATSLVGRSLGAKHFMLAEIYAKVSRNIAVVVISVIGVFMFIFSRQLAALYTTDPIVIKMASDIIRIFAVVEPLLAILNVMAGVLRAAGDIPYIVLSAFIGLWLFRVTIGYTLGKVFGMGVYGIWIGICIDFVVRSVMYSYRFKAGRWKYIKV encoded by the coding sequence TTGGAAGCAAAAGAGAGGCATAAGCGCAATGTTGCTAAAGAAATTATAGAATTGGCTTGGCCTTCTATAACAGAACAAATGCTTATAATGACAGTTGGAATGGTGTCAACTATATTTGTAGGTCGAATAAGTGCCAGTGCAATTGCGGCTGTTGGGATGATTAATTCCCTTATTTTTTTCTTTCAGGCAATCTTTTCAGGGCTTGCCACTGGTTCCACAGTAATTGTAGCGAGGCTTATTGGTGAAGAAGACAAAGAAGGGGCTCGCCTTGCAGTTATGCAGTCCCTTATTATGAGTATTGCCATTTTTATAGGACTCACTACTTTGGGCTATATTTTTGCAGTACCTATTGTTAAAACCTTCTTTGGAAGTGTATCCCCTGATGTTTTTAAATTGGCTTTAATGTACTATAGAATAGTGCTTTTTGGTCTACCTTTTGTGATAATTGATATCATCATAGGTGGGGCTTTAAGAGGTGCAGGGGATACCAAAACCCCAATGTACATAACTGCTACAGTAAATGTGATAAATCTTTTGTTAAATAGCACGCTTGTATTTGGAGTAACTTATCAGAGTAGATATTTAATACCTCCTTTAGGAGTAAAAGGTTCTGCACTTTCTGCTACAATTTCAAGAATAATAGGAGGTTTTTTGCAGTTATATGTTTTATATTTTGCTAAAAGAAGGATTAATCTTGATATAAAAGAAAAGATTCGATTTGACTTTAACATGATGACGAGGATTATACGAGTAGGAATACCAGCTTCTTTAGAGCAGGTAATAATGCAAGGTGGTTTCCTTGTAATGCAAGTTATCGTTTCCACAATGGGGACTATTGCAATTGCTGTATATCAAATAGGTATGAATGCTAATAGTCTTGCTTTTATGCCTATATTTGGATTTTCAATAGCGGCAACCAGTTTAGTGGGACGGAGTCTTGGTGCAAAACATTTTATGTTAGCGGAAATATACGCAAAGGTTTCAAGAAACATTGCTGTTGTTGTAATTTCTGTTATAGGTGTTTTTATGTTTATATTCTCAAGGCAGCTTGCAGCGCTTTATACTACTGATCCTATTGTTATAAAAATGGCATCGGATATTATTAGGATTTTTGCTGTTGTGGAACCTTTGCTTGCTATATTAAATGTCATGGCAGGAGTATTAAGGGCTGCAGGCGATATTCCTTATATTGTTCTCTCGGCTTTTATTGGTTTATGGCTTTTTAGAGTGACAATTGGTTACACTCTGGGAAAAGTATTTGGTATGGGAGTATATGGAATATGGATTGGTATATGTATCGACTTTGTTGTAAGGTCAGTAATGTATAGCTATAGGTTTAAAGCGGGTAGATGGAAATATATAAAAGTTTAG
- a CDS encoding DNA polymerase IV: MKRKIIHVDMDAFFASVEQHDNPEYKGKPVIVGGLSGRGVVSTCSYEARKYGIHSAMPMYMARKLCPHGIFLSVRRKRYEEVSAQIFDILYSITPLVEPVSIDEAYLDVTDIDKNPEIIALEIKKKVKETTGLTISAGVSYNKFLAKLASDWNKPDGFMVITEDMIPDILKPLPVSKVYGIGQKSEERLKSMGINTIGDLLKLSQENLVEIFGKVGVEIYLRIRGIDERPVETMREIKSIGKEKTLEKDTKDKKLLLRYAKLFSDIISEELFRERLYARTVTVKIKTSDFTVHTKSKTLNKYIRLGEDIYDVAYEIIESLKLDQYIRLIGLSVSNLSAVKYEQLSFLDKRVIKFIKAENVVREINKKMGQEVVKKASELLKEETKQRRD; the protein is encoded by the coding sequence ATGAAACGAAAGATTATTCATGTTGATATGGATGCTTTTTTTGCATCTGTAGAACAACATGATAATCCGGAATACAAAGGGAAACCTGTTATTGTAGGAGGTCTGTCGGGAAGAGGGGTAGTTTCAACTTGCTCCTATGAGGCAAGAAAGTACGGAATACATTCTGCAATGCCGATGTACATGGCAAGGAAGCTATGTCCACACGGTATTTTTCTTTCTGTAAGGAGAAAAAGATATGAAGAGGTTTCAGCTCAAATTTTTGATATCCTGTACAGTATAACTCCTTTAGTGGAACCTGTTTCTATAGATGAAGCCTATCTTGATGTTACAGATATTGACAAAAATCCAGAGATTATTGCCCTGGAAATAAAAAAGAAAGTGAAGGAAACGACAGGACTTACTATTTCTGCAGGAGTTTCCTATAATAAATTTCTTGCAAAACTTGCCTCAGATTGGAATAAGCCAGACGGATTTATGGTCATAACAGAAGACATGATTCCCGACATTTTAAAACCACTTCCCGTTTCCAAAGTTTATGGTATAGGGCAAAAATCCGAAGAAAGACTTAAATCTATGGGAATAAATACAATAGGTGACCTTTTAAAACTGTCACAGGAGAATCTTGTTGAAATTTTTGGTAAAGTAGGTGTGGAGATATATTTAAGAATCCGTGGCATTGATGAGAGGCCTGTTGAAACTATGAGGGAGATTAAGTCTATAGGAAAGGAAAAAACATTGGAAAAAGATACAAAAGATAAAAAACTTTTGCTTCGCTATGCGAAATTATTTTCCGACATAATATCCGAAGAATTGTTTAGAGAAAGGCTTTATGCCAGAACAGTTACTGTTAAGATAAAAACATCAGATTTTACAGTTCACACCAAAAGCAAAACTTTAAATAAATATATACGATTAGGTGAGGACATATACGATGTAGCCTACGAAATTATTGAAAGTCTAAAATTAGACCAATATATAAGGCTTATTGGTCTATCTGTTTCTAACTTGAGTGCAGTAAAATATGAGCAATTGTCCTTTTTGGATAAAAGGGTTATTAAATTTATTAAAGCAGAAAATGTAGTTAGAGAAATAAATAAAAAGATGGGGCAGGAAGTAGTGAAAAAGGCAAGTGAACTTTTAAAAGAGGAAACGAAGCAACGGAGGGATTAA